Below is a window of Caballeronia insecticola DNA.
CGCGAGATGCGACCAGTACAGCAGCAGGTCGTCGTAGTCGAGCACGCTTTGCGTCTGCTTGGCGCTCACATACGCGGCGAACAGGCGCTTGAGATCCGCTTCCCACTCGCGGCACCACGGAAACGACTGATCGAGCACCTGAACGAGCGACGCGCCCGTGTTCACGACCCGCGAATAGATCGCGAAGCAGGTCGATTTGGCGGGAAAGCGTTTCTCCTTGCCCGATAAACCGAGTTCATGCCGCACGAGGTTCATGAGATCGGCGGAATCTTCGCGGTCGTTGATCGTGAACGACGGCGCGAGGCCGACGAGATCGGCGTAATCGCGCAACAGCCGGGCGCCGACGCTGTGAAACGTACCCGACCACGTCAGACCCTGCGCGATTGCACTGCGCGTGCCGAGCGCGTTGGCGGCGATACGCGTCACGCGCCGAGTCATTTCGAGCGCCGCGCGGCGCGAGAACGTGAGCAACAGGATGCGATGCGGATCGGCGCCCTTCACCAGCAAATGCGCGACGCGATGCGCGAGCGTGTTGGTCTTGCCCGAGCCCGCGCCCGCGATGACGAGCAGTGGTCCGCCGCAGCGGCCGGGTTCATCGACGCCGAATTCCACCGCCCGGCGCTGCGCCTCGTTCAACCTCGCGAGATAGTCGGCGACCTGTTTCGCGGTGGTCTCGGAAGCGGCGTCGGCGGTGTCGGGAGCGGTGAGCACGGGAAGGAAGCGGCGGGAAAAGAGTGACGCACACTGTATATCCATACAACCCGCGCGTGCAAGTCCTTGGCTCGATTACGGTTTTGGCCCCAAATGCGAACGAGCCCGGTTCATGCGAACCGGGCTCGGTTTGTCACGGGAAAAGCGCGGCTGCGCTTATTGCGCCTTCTTCGCGTTCTTCAGTTTCGCGTCGGCGGCGGCTTCGTTGGCTTCGGACTGCGCCTCGGTCTTCTTCTTGTCGGCCTTGGCCTGCGCGACGGCCGCGTCCTTATTAGCCTCGTCCTGCTTCTTCGCGGCCTTCTGGTCGGCGTGGGTCGGCGCGTCGCTCGTCGTCTGCGCGATCGATGCCGCGCTCATGCTCGCGAACGTCCCCGCGACCAGCGCGGCCAGCAATGCATTCATCTTTCGATTCATGATGTCCTCCCTTCGCGTCTTGCTTTGCAGACGCTTATCAATGCGGCGAGACCGCCGTCGGGCGGCCGCGCAGTTTCATCGGGCTTAGTGTTGCAGGCCCGTGTCCTTCGGCGTGCTCGGTTCGGTCGCGTTCAATTCGGCCTTCGCGGCGTCCTTGTCGGCCTTGCGATTGATCTTCGCGTTCTTCACTTCTTCTTTGTATTGCGCCTTGGCCTGCTGGTTCTGCGCCTTCATCTCGGCCTTCGATGCCTTCTTCGACGCGCGGTATTCCGCGTTCGCCTCCGCGTTCGCGTTACGGCGCTGCACGAGCGGATCGGTCGGCGCGGGCGCCACCAGGTTCTGCGGCGGCGGCGTCATCGGCTGCTGGGCTTGCGGGGCCATCGGCGCGGCACTGCCCGGCGCCATCTGCATCGTCTGCGGTTGCATCGGCTGCGGCTGCGCGGTTTGCGCATAAACGCCCGATGCGGCAAGCGTGGCGATGGCGGAGCCGATCAACAGAATTCGAGCCTTTGTCATGGAGCTAGTCCTCTCTTTAGTTGGCGTCGGCGGGCGCTGAAACGGCGATGAGCGAGCGCGCCACGCGACTTTTGTCGTTCATAAAAGATGACCGAAGCTGCATCGATCAAAAAGTCGGACCAGCCGGCGATCGGGTGAGTTCGCGAAAACCAGTCATTGTTACCGAAGGTTTCATCTGGCTACAAATGCCCACACGTTCCCTTGCGATCCGATTACCGGCGTCCGTCATACGATTAGCATGGCGCATGCCCGGCACGCGCACGCCGGTGGTTTATGATTGACGTCTTCCTGCCTCACTCATCGATTTTCCCGTCCGTCATGCCGCCACTTCAATTCACCCTCACGGGCGACTTCGTCGAACTTCACAATCTGCTCAAGCTGATGGGCCTCGCGGACAGCGGCGGCGCCGCGAAGGCACGCGTCGCCATGGGCGATGTCACCGTCGACGGAAAAGTGGAACTGCGCAAGACGTGCAAGATTCGCGCGGGTCAGAAGGTCCAGCTCGACGGCCAGATCATTCGCGTGCGCGCGCCGGAATGACGCGCTGCGGCTTGACGGAGCGCCGCATCGGCCACGCCGGGCGAGTTCCGAAAAGCCGGGGATAGCGGGCGCGTCATCGACAGGTTGCACGCAAGGCAATAAGCTAGTCGTCTTTCGTTCCGGTTTCAGCGCCGGGAATTTGCGCGGATTCGACGCGGTATTGGCTTTTGTCCCCGCCCGCCGCCTTCGATCCGTTTAATACGCCTTCAATCATGCAACCCCAAATCACGCGCGCCGCCCGCGCGCATCAAGGACCGCCCAGCCTGTCGCGTCACGCTATCGACACCGCGCGGCTCGCTGCGCCGCTCGCCATCGCGCAGCTTTCGCAAATGGCGATGGGCGTCACCGACACCATCCTGCTCGGCTCGCTCGGCCCCGACGCGCTCGCCGCGGGCGGCCTCGGCGCGAATCTCTTTTTCGTCGTGGTGACTTTGCTGCAGGGCGTGCTGACGTCGGTGTCCGTGTCGGTCGCGCACGCGCGCGGCGCGAACGCGGACGAACGCGTGCCGGGCATCTACTGGACCGGGCTCGTGCTCTCCGTGCTGCTCGCCGTGCCCGCATTCGTGCTGCTGAGCTACGCCGAGCCGATCCTGCTCGCGTTCCACGAACCGGCGACGCTCGCGAAGAACGTCGGCGAATATTGCGCGGTGCTGCGCTGGGGGACGCCCGGAAGTCTGATCGGCGTCGGCATGATGCGCGCGTTTCTGCCCGCGATCGGCGCGGCGCGCCGGCTTCTGTGGGTGTCGATCGGCGGCGTGTTCGTCAACGGCTTTCTCAACTACGGCCTGATTCACGGCGCCTGGGGCCTGCCGCGCGAAGGCTTCCTCGGCTCGGCCGCGGCGACCGCCATCACGGTCTGGGGCATCGCGATCGCGCTCGTTTTGCTGCTGCATCTGCGCCCGCGCTACCGCCATTTCGTGAGCCGCGCGCGCCCGCGCCTGCCGCTGATGGGCGAGCTTTTCGGCATCGGCTGGCCGGTCGCGATCACCTACGGCGTCGAATCGACACTCTTTCTCGCCACCGGCATGATGGTCGGCCTGCTCGGCGAAGGGCCGCTCGCCGCGCATCAGATCGCGCTCAATGTGGCGTCCGTCGCGTTCATGGTGCCGCTCGCGATCGGCCAGGCGGCCAACGTGCGCGTCGGCTACTGGGTCGGCGCGGGTGTGCCGCTCGCCGCGCGCCATGCGGGCTTCGTCGCGCTGGCGCTGGGCGTCGGCTTCATGGTGTGCTCGGGGCTCGTGCTGATCACCGTGCCGCGCGCGATCGTCGGGCTGTATCTGCATCTCGACGATCCCGCCAACGCGCACACCGTCGCGCTCGCGGCGTCGCTGCTCGGCGTGGCGGCGGTGTTCCAGATCGTCGACGGCATGCAGACGGTCGGCTCCGGCTGCCTGCGCGGTCTCCGTGACACACGCATACCGATGCTCGCCGCCGCGTTCGGCTACTGGGGCGTCGGCTTTCCGACCGCCTATGTGCTCGCGTTTCACTTCGAACTGGGTCCGAAAGGCCTGTGGTGGGGACTCGCGGCGGGCCTGGCGAGCGTCGCCGTGCTGATGACGCTGCGGTTTCATCGCATCAGCCGGAAGTTCATCGAGACCGGCGTCGCGCCCGTGCCCGAAGACGCCGCTGCGGCAAGTGCGGCGCCGCACGGCCACGCTTGAAAACACGCGGGATAAGCACCGCAGCCGCGCACCGATATACATAGCAGGAATGCTTGGTTGGCCCGCTCGACGCGCATTGCTACGATGAACTCGTCTCCTCCTTGAGACATCTGTGACAGGGGTTGTCAGCCCGCTCTCAGCCAGCGGGCTTTTTTTCGTCCATGCGCTTCGTGTTTTGCTCTGTCGATGGCGCTCGTGCGGCGTAAAACACGCCCCCGCTCCGATTTCCCATAGAATAATTTCGAGATACGGCCCGAGAACGCTCCTTGCTTCATCGTGCCGACAATGCGAAATCAAGAGGAATCGAAGTGTCGGAAAGCCGGGGAAAGCTGGAAGCTGGACAAGATGGCGTAGATCGCGAAGACATCAAACAGCGGGTCACGCCCAATCGAAAACTCGGCGCCATCGTGCGCCACGCGGCCGCTGCCGTCGCGTTGACGATGCTCGCCGCCTGCGCGACGCGTCCGCCCGCGACGGCCTTCGATCGCCCGGTGAGCCACGCGCTGCCCGCGAGCGGGCCGACGCCGCTCGCCACCGCCCTCGCGCCGCTCGAACAGGCGCATCCGGATCAGTCAGCCGTGCGGCTGCTGCCCACCGGCACCGACGCGCTGCAGGCCCGCATCGCGCTGGCCCGCGCGGCGACCAAGACGCTCGACATGCAGTACTACATCGCCGAGGAAGACAACACCGGCAAGCTCCTGCTCGGCGCCGCGCTCTATGCGGCGGATCGCGGCGTGCGCGTGCGCATGCTCGTCGACGATCTGAACTTCAAGGACATCGACCGGATCATGGCGGCGCTCAACTCGCACGACAACATCGAGATCCGCGTCTTCAACCCGTTCGGCAGCGCGCAGCGCAGTTTCTCCGAGCGCACGCAGAACGTCTTCACGAACCTCGGCCACTTCACGCGCCGCATGCACAACAAGGCGATGATCGCGGATAACCAGATCGTGATCGTCGGCGGGCGCAATCTCGGCGACGAATACTTCAGCGCGAGCCCGACGCTGCAATTCCGCGATCTCGACGTGTTCGCCGCCGGCCCGGTCGCGCAGAAAGTGTCCGCGAGTTTCGACGACTACTGGAACAGCTCGCTCGCCTATCCGCTGCGCGCGCTCAACAAGCAGAAGTTCGATCCGTCCGAACTCGACAAAACCCGCGACGACCTGCGCGCTCACTGGCGCGCGCAGGCCGAGCCGCTGAACGCGAAGCCGCTCAACGCGACGCCGCTCGCGCAGCAGATCGCGCGCGAGCAAATGGGCCTCGTCTGGGCGCCGACCGAATTCTGGGTCGACTCGCCGGGGAAGATCGAACATCCGAGCGACGACTATAAAAGCCCGCCGATGGAGCGACTGCGCAGCCTGCTGACCGACGCGCAGCGCGAATTCCTGATCCTCTCGCCCTACTTCGTGCCGCACGATACCGGCGTGCAGGCGCTCGCGGAACTCACGCGCCGCCGCGTGCGCGTCGCGGTGCTGACCAACTCGCTCGCCGCGACCGATGCCGTCGCGGTGCAGGCGGGCTATGCGCCGTATCGCATTCCGCTGTTGCAGAACGGCGTCGAATTGTACGAATTCAAGCCGATTCAGATCGAAGGCGAAGGCAGTCCGAGCGCGGGCCTCTTCGGCTCGCAGTCGCGGGCGAGCCTGCATGCGAAGGCTTATGTCATCGATCGGAGTATTCTCGTGATCGGCTCGATGAATCTCGATCCGCGCTCGGCGAAACTCAATACCGAACTCGCGCTCGTGATCCATGACAAACGCATCGCCGAGGAAGCCGCGCAACTGTTTGAGCGCAGCACGTCGCCGCAGGTCAGCTGGCAGGTGCATCTGGCGAGCGCGGCGGTCATGGAAGAACTCCGGCGCACGGGGTCGCCGCAATCAGGCCTCGTCTGGACGACCGAGCGCGACGGCAGCCTCGTCACCTACAATTTCGATCCCGAGGCGGGTTTTTATCGCAACGCGATGACGGGCCTCTTCATGCTGCTGCCTGTCGACAAGCAGCTCTGAACTCACCGGAAGCACATACTTCGCGAGGAGCTTGACGCCATGACACACGACGCGCAAGGCGACGTACGGATGGAAAAAGACACGTTCGGCGAGATTGCCGTGCCGAACGGCAAGCTATGGGGCGCGCAGACCCAGCGCTCGCTGCAGAACTTCAAGATTTCGACGGAAAAGCAGTCGCCCGAGTTGATCACCGCGCTCGCGATCATCAAGCACGCCGCCGCCGAAGTGAACGAAGGGCTCAAGGTGCTCGACGCGAAGAAGGCGCGCGCGATCATGGAGGCGGCGCAGGAGATCATCGACGGCAAGCATCCCGACGAATTTCCGCTCGCCGTGTGGCAGACCGGCTCCGGCACGCAGACCAACATGAACCTCAACGAGGTGATCGCCAATCGCGCGAGCGAGATCCTGGGCGGACCGCGCGGCGAGGAGCGTCTCGTGCATCCGAACGACGACGTGAATCGCGGCCAGTCGTCGAACGACGTGTTTCCGACGGCGATGCACGTCGCGGTGGCGTATGGCATCGTCAAGCATCTCGTGCCGTCGCTGAAGACGTTGCGCGAGACGCTGCATCAGAAGGCGCGCGCGTTCGACAAGATCGTGAAGATCGGCCGCACGCACTTGCAGGATGCGACGCCGCTCACGCTCGGCCAGGAATTTTCGGGCTATGTCGCGCAGATCGATCAGGGCATTCGCCACGTGGAGGCGTCGCTGCCGCATCTGTATCAGCTCGCGCAGGGCGGCACGGCGGTCGGCACGGGACTGAACGCGCATCCGGAATTCGCGGTGAAGGTCGCGCAGGCGATCGGCAAGCTCACCGGGCTGCCCTTCGAGACCGCGCCGAACAAGTTCGAGGTGATGGCCGCGGCCGATGCGCTCGTCGCCGCTCACGGCGCGCTGAAAACGGTCGCCGCGAGCCTGATGAAGATCGCCAACGACATCCGCTGGCTCGCGAGCGGTCCGCGCTGCGGGCTCGGCGAACTGTCGATTCCGGAGAACGAACCCGGCAGCTCGATCATGCCGGGCAAGGTGAACCCGACTCAGTCCGAAGCCGTCACGATGCTCTGCTGCCAGGTGTTCGGCAATGATGTCGCGGTGAATTTCGGCGGCGCGAGCGGCAACTTCGAGCTGAATGTGTTCCGGCCGATGATCGCGCATAACGTGCTGCAATCGATTCGCCTGCTCGCCGACGGCGCGCAGAGCTTCAACGACAACTGCGCGGTGGGCATCGAGCCGAACGAGAAGCGCATCGACAGTCTGCTGAACGAATCGCTGATGCTCGTGACGGCGCTCAATCCGCACATCGGCTACGACAAGGCCGCGAAGATCGCCAAGAAGGCGCACAAGGAAGGCACGACGCTCAAGGCGTCCGCGCTCGCGCTCGGCTTCGTGACCGAGCAGCAGTTCGACGACTGGGTCAAGCCGGGGGATATGGTCGGGAAGTAGGCGCGCGACGCCTCGTTTGACGCGGCGGGTTCACACCTTGCCCGCCGCGACCTCTTCCGGCTTCAGCTCGACGATCGCGTCGAGCGCGTCCTTCACGTCCATCGCGTAACGGGCGAGACGTTTCTCTTCTTCCGTTTCCGGCACGAAGGACGGCACGGGCGTTGGCTGCCCTTTTTCATCGACGGCGACGAAAACCATCAGGCAATCGGTCGTCTGCTGCAACTCGCCGACTTTCGGGTCGCCCGCGTGCACGGAAATATGGATGTGCATGCTGGTGCGCCCGGTCGAGACCACGCGCGCGCGCAACTCCACGAGATTGCCGACGAGAATCGGCCGTCGAAAACGGATATTGCCGACGCTCACCGTCACCGCGTAACGTCCGGACCACATCGCCGCACACGCGTAGGCGGTTTCGTCGATCCATTTCATCAGCGCGCCGCCATGCACTTTGCCGCCGAAGTTCACCGAAGTCGGCTCGGCGAGAAAGCGGAAAATGGTTTCGGCGCGGCTTTTCGGCACCGCGGGAATGGGGGATGAAGTCGGCGTGTTCATGGGGGCGTCCGGCGGTTGTTCGTCTCTTTGCGGAAATGCGCCGAGAGATAGCGGATTATAGGGTCCGCAATATTCAATCGTGGACAGTAATGCCCCGGTCGATGGTGCCGTACATGGTGATGCTGCCGCCCCCGCCCGCCGATGACGCTCCGCCCGCACCGCCCGCACAACCCGCGCACAGCACCAGCACGCCGAGCAAGCCTGAAACAATGAGTCTGGACATACGAATTTCTCCTGCCGTATCGAACTGCAAGCGTCCATCATAGCGCCGGCGTTGTGCATCGACATTTCGGCGTGCGGTGAAACATCGGTTGCCGGGCCGCGTTAAAGTGGGCAGACCGACTACTTCGCCCGATACGGACATCGCCATGAATTCCGCACTCGCCGACGCCGATTCCCGCTCCCGCCACTTTCCCGGGCTGTCGCGCATCGGCGCGCTGATCGCCGATCCGGGCCGCGCCGCCATGCTCTGGTCGCTGATGGACGGCACCGCGCGCCCCGCCGGCGAACTGACGATGATCGCGGGGCTATCGCCGTCGGCGGCGAGCGGCCATCTCGCGCGCCTGACCGAGGGCGGGCTGCTCGCGCTCGAAGTGAGCGGCCGGCACCGCTACTACCGCATCGCGACCGCCGATATCGCCGCGGCTATCGAGGCGCTCGCCAATCTCGCGCGGGCGAGTGCGCCGCAACGCGCGCCCGAGCGGCCGCCGTCCGCGGTGCCGGTGGAGATGCGTTTCGCGCGCACCTGCTACGACCATCTGGCGGGCGAACTGGCGGTGCGGATTTTCGAGCGGATGATCGCGCGCAACTGGCTCGCCGCCGACGACGAGCGCGAGCAGGCCCACGGTCCCGCCGCGCTCGACGCAACGCCCGAAGGCGCGCGGGCGTTCGCCGAGCTGGGCATCGACCTGAAGGCGCAGCGTGCGCGGCGGCGGCGTTTCGCGTGTACGTGCATCGACTGGAGCGAGCGCCGGCCGCATCTCGGCGGCGCGCTGGGCGCGGCGTTTCTCGAGGCGTGCGAGTCGCGCGGCTGGATCGAGCACACGGCGCAGCGGCGCGTGCTGCGCGTGACGCCGTCGGGACACCGGCATTTCGACGGCTTTCTGGCGGCGCAATGAGCGGGCAATGAGCGGGCAATGAACCGGCGATAAAGCTTTGTTACGCGCACCTGCGCGCCGTTACAAACCGCATCGTACGGATACAGGCGCGGGCGATACATTGATCCGGTAGGCTGCGCGGGCTGACAGCGTCCAGATGGCGCACCGCGCGGCCGCCGGAGAATACGATGAAAATCAGAACGATCGCCGCCGCCACGCTGTGCGCGTGCGCAGTTTTTTCGACATCGGGGCCGGGAGCGCTTGCTCAAACCGCGCCGCCCGCAGTGGCCGCGCAGACAGATCAGGGCGATCCGCCCGGACGCATCGCGCGTCTGAACTACATGGCGGGCACTGTCACGACCGAGCCCGCCGGCGCATCCGACTGGTCGTACGCGCAGATCAACCGCCCGCTCACGACGGGCGACCAACTCTGGAACGACGAAAACGCGCGCTCGGAGCTGCACATCGGCTCTACGGCGGTGCGGCTCGGCTCATCGACGGCGCTTTCGGTCCTCGCCCTCGACGACGCCACCGCGCAACTCAAGATCGCCCAGGGCACGCTGTCGACGCGCGTGCGCGACATGCCGCCCGGCTCGACCTACGAGATCGATACGCCGAACCTGGCGCTCGCCGTGACGACGCCCGGCGACGTACGCGTGGACGTCGCGCCCGATGGCCGCGCGACCACCGTGACAGTGCGCAGCGGCGGCGCCACCGCGTATGGCGACGGCGCGGCGGTGCAACTCGCGGGCGGCCAGCAGGTCACGTTCGAAGGCACGAATCTCCAGCAGGCATCGGCGAACGCGGCGCCCGCGCCGGACGCATTCGATCAATGGAGCGCGGGCCGCGACGCGAACGAGGATCGCTCGATATCGGCGCGATACGTGTCGCGCGACATTCCCGGCTACCAGGACCTCGATGCCAACGGCACGTGGCGCACGGATCCGTCATACGGAGCGGTCTGGGTGCCGAATGCGGTATCCGCCGACTGGGCGCCGTATCGCGCAGGACACTGGGCGTGGCAGGCGCCGTGGGGCTGGACCTGGATCGACGATGCGCCCTGGGGCTTCGCGCCGTATCACTACGGACGCTGGGCGTATGTCGGAACGCAGTGGGCGTGGGTGCCCGGTCCGATGGCTGCTGGAGCGCCGCCCGCTTATGCGCCTGCGCTGGTCGGCTTCGTCGGGGATGGCGGTAGCGGCGTCGACTGGAACGTCGCACTGACGGTGGGCGGCGTCGCGGCGGCGGGGCTCGCGTGGTTTCCGCTCGCGCCGGGGGAAGCCTGGCATCCGCATCGCGACGGATGGAGTCCGCGTTACTACGAGCGCGTGAACCGCTCGGTGTACGTGCATAACACGTTCATCAACTATCGCGCGCCGCGCGGGCTCACCGCCCTGCCCGCCAATGCGTTCGTGCATGGCCAGCCGGTCGGACGCAGGCCGTATGCGGTCGATCCGTCGCGCTGGCGCAATCCGCGCTTCTTTGCAGGCGCGCCGGGCATTGCGCCGACACGCGACAGCTTCGCGCCCGGTGCGCGGCGCGCGGATTACCGGCCGCCGCAGGGCGGCTTCGCGCGCCCGGTCGTGGCGACGCGCGCGCCGGTCGCACCGCCGGCTTTTCATGACCGCTTCGCGCAGCAAGGGGGCGGCCACGGAGCCGGAGCGCCACGGGTCGATAATGTGCGTCTCGTCGCAACCCACGGGCCGGCGCGCGCAGTGATCGCGGGCGGCGCGGGCAATGGTCCCGGTGGACCGAATCGCCTTGATGGTCGCAATGCACCGCATGCGCCGACGCCAGGCTCGCCTCAGCGCCCGGCATTCGCGGCGGCGCCCGGCGTCGCGCAGCCGATGCAGGCAGCGCAACCGCATGGCAACAATGTCCCGCGTCCGCCGCAGCAAGCGCAGTTCGGCGGCGATCCGCGCTTCTCGCACGGCGATGCATCGCATGGGCGAGCCGTTCCGAACGATACGCACGGCAGGCCGTCGCAGCAGGTTCAGGTTCAGGCTTTCCAGCATGGAGCCCCGCCCACGCAAGCGGCGCCGCAGCAACAGCAACGGCCGCCGGACGCGTACCACGCGTACCATCAGGCGCACGCCGAATCGCCGCACGCGCAGATGATGCCCGCCCAACAGCCGCGTCACGAGATGCCGCAGCAGCGTCCGCAAGAGCGTCCGCAACAGGAAGCGCAACGGCCGCAGTTCCATCAGGAGCCACAACGTCAGCCGATGCATCAGGAAGCGCGTCAGGCGCCGCCGCAGATGCAGCACCAGGAGCCACGTCAGGCGCAACAAGCGCACCAAGCGCAACCGCATCAGCCACCGCAACAAGCCCAACAGCCGCAACAACAACGCGGCGGCAACGGCAACGACCATCGCGGTTGAAACCCCGCGCCACAAACGAAAACGCGCGGCCCGAGAGCCGCGCGTTTTCACATCGATGAAACGAAGCCGGGACTTACACCGCCATCGGCGCGGTGAGCGCCTCGTGGTGCTTGTACCCTTCCAGCGCGAAATCCGACGGCTCGATCTTCTCGAGCCACTCCGGCTCGTAGCGCTTCGTGACCGCGTAATCCGGCACGCGGTCCGAAATGATCAGTTGCGGCGACGCATACGGCTCGCGCTTCAACTGCTCCTTCAGCATGTCGAGCTGATTCTCGTAGATGTGCGCATCGCCGATAAAGTAGGTGAACCAGCGCGGCGTGAAACCCGTCAGGCGGCCGACGAGATGCAGCAGCGCCGCGCCTTCGGTCAGGTTGAACGGCGTGCCGAGCCCGACATCGTTGCTGCGAATGTACAGACACAGCGAAATTTCGCGCGTCACCGCATTCGGGATGAACTGATACAACAGATGGCACGCGGGCAGCGCGATTTCGTCGAGCTTCGCCGGATTCCACGCATGAAACAGGATGCGCCGGTCGGTCGGACGCTCGATGATCGTGTCGAGACACTGCCGCAACTGGTCGATGGCCTTGTACAGCAGCACCTGCTCGCGCCCGTTCTCGACGAAGCTCGTGACAAGCTGATAGCCGCGATTGGTCGCGTCGGCGATCTGATCGCCCGCGGCGGCATCGACGAGCTTGTAGGCGGGCCACTTGCGCCACTGCACGCCGTAGACATCGCCGAGATCGTCCGGCCCCTGGCGATACGGATTCTCGAGCCACTGCGGGTTTTCGTTCGCGTTCGCGTCCCAGACCTTGCAGCCGAGCGCGCGAAAATCCGCCGCGCTTTTCGACGCCCGCAGAAAGCCCACCAGTTCGCCGATCGCCGACTTGAACGCGAGCTTCTTGGTCGTCACGGCGGGAAAGCCCTGCTGCAGATCGAAGCGCAGCATTGCGCCGGGCATGCTGATCGTGCGGATGCCCGTGCGGTTTTCCTGCCATGTGCCGGTATCGAGGATCGTCTGGACGAGCTCGAGATACTGTTTCATTCGATGTTCCTTGGGGTGTACCGCGCGCCGTCACGAACGGAAGGCCTAAAGAGAGATTTTACCAAGCGCGGGGTATGCGCGCTCTAATGCGCCAACGCGCCAATACGAAAACGGGCGCCCGAAAGCGCCCGTCCGATGAGCCGAAAATTCGATCAGCCGCGCGTCGCGTGCTCCGGCGGCACATCGACTTCGATATGCCGCATGCCGTGCGCCGACAGCAGCCGGTACAACGTCACGCGCGAGATGCCGAGTTCGTGGGCCGCATCGCCGAGACGCCCGCGATGCCGCAGCAGCGCCAGTTCGATCGCCTGCCGCTCGGCCGCCTCGCGCGCCTGCGCCAGCGACACCGGCGCCACTTCCACGTATTCGCCCAGTTCGAGATCGCGCGCCGTGATCTGACGCCCTTCCGACATCACGATCGCGCGCCGCACGCGGTTGATCAGCTCGCGCACGTTGCCCGGCCAGCCATAGTTGTGGATCGCCGCGATCGCGTCCGGCGAGAAGCCGCGCAGACGCCGGCTCGCGTCCTTCTTGAAGCGGTCGAGCATATGCTTCGCGAGCAGCTCGATGTCCTTGCCGCGCGCGCGCAGCGGCGGCTCGTCGATCTGCAGCACGCACAGACGGTGATACAAGTCGGCGCGGAAACGCCCTTCGATCATCGCGGTCTGCATGTCGACGTGCGTCGCCGAAATGATGCGCACGTCCACCGGCGTCGAGCCGTGACCGCCCAGGCGCTCGACCTTGCGTTCCTGCAGGAAACGCAGCAGGCTCGCCTGGCTTTCGAGCGGCAGATCGCCGATTTCATCGAGGAACAGCGTGCCGCCGTTGGCCGCTTCCACGCGGCCGATCTTGCGCTGATTCGCGCCCGTGAACGCGCCGCGCTCGTAGCCGAAAAGCTCGGATTGCAGCAGATGCGCGGGAATTGCGCCGCAGTTGATCGCCACGAAAGGCTGATCGCGGCGCGCCGAACGTTCGTGGATGGCGACCGCCGTGAGTTCCTTGCCCGTGCCCGATTCGCCGGAGATGAACACCG
It encodes the following:
- a CDS encoding DUF6600 domain-containing protein, giving the protein MKIRTIAAATLCACAVFSTSGPGALAQTAPPAVAAQTDQGDPPGRIARLNYMAGTVTTEPAGASDWSYAQINRPLTTGDQLWNDENARSELHIGSTAVRLGSSTALSVLALDDATAQLKIAQGTLSTRVRDMPPGSTYEIDTPNLALAVTTPGDVRVDVAPDGRATTVTVRSGGATAYGDGAAVQLAGGQQVTFEGTNLQQASANAAPAPDAFDQWSAGRDANEDRSISARYVSRDIPGYQDLDANGTWRTDPSYGAVWVPNAVSADWAPYRAGHWAWQAPWGWTWIDDAPWGFAPYHYGRWAYVGTQWAWVPGPMAAGAPPAYAPALVGFVGDGGSGVDWNVALTVGGVAAAGLAWFPLAPGEAWHPHRDGWSPRYYERVNRSVYVHNTFINYRAPRGLTALPANAFVHGQPVGRRPYAVDPSRWRNPRFFAGAPGIAPTRDSFAPGARRADYRPPQGGFARPVVATRAPVAPPAFHDRFAQQGGGHGAGAPRVDNVRLVATHGPARAVIAGGAGNGPGGPNRLDGRNAPHAPTPGSPQRPAFAAAPGVAQPMQAAQPHGNNVPRPPQQAQFGGDPRFSHGDASHGRAVPNDTHGRPSQQVQVQAFQHGAPPTQAAPQQQQRPPDAYHAYHQAHAESPHAQMMPAQQPRHEMPQQRPQERPQQEAQRPQFHQEPQRQPMHQEARQAPPQMQHQEPRQAQQAHQAQPHQPPQQAQQPQQQRGGNGNDHRG
- a CDS encoding thymidylate synthase, whose product is MKQYLELVQTILDTGTWQENRTGIRTISMPGAMLRFDLQQGFPAVTTKKLAFKSAIGELVGFLRASKSAADFRALGCKVWDANANENPQWLENPYRQGPDDLGDVYGVQWRKWPAYKLVDAAAGDQIADATNRGYQLVTSFVENGREQVLLYKAIDQLRQCLDTIIERPTDRRILFHAWNPAKLDEIALPACHLLYQFIPNAVTREISLCLYIRSNDVGLGTPFNLTEGAALLHLVGRLTGFTPRWFTYFIGDAHIYENQLDMLKEQLKREPYASPQLIISDRVPDYAVTKRYEPEWLEKIEPSDFALEGYKHHEALTAPMAV
- a CDS encoding sigma-54 dependent transcriptional regulator, whose translation is MDVARRQLIYVTRDPSETLCARFEERGWHIEIVASARDTRKALRSDLATGGLLDLSSQFESHELAAFESSLTMTNVGWVAATVAGQLEDAAVRRLIRDYCFDYVTLPTSNDRIVDSVGHAYGMVALHDAASNDARSEGRAEGEMVGSCDAMLALFRSIRKVAMTDAPVFISGESGTGKELTAVAIHERSARRDQPFVAINCGAIPAHLLQSELFGYERGAFTGANQRKIGRVEAANGGTLFLDEIGDLPLESQASLLRFLQERKVERLGGHGSTPVDVRIISATHVDMQTAMIEGRFRADLYHRLCVLQIDEPPLRARGKDIELLAKHMLDRFKKDASRRLRGFSPDAIAAIHNYGWPGNVRELINRVRRAIVMSEGRQITARDLELGEYVEVAPVSLAQAREAAERQAIELALLRHRGRLGDAAHELGISRVTLYRLLSAHGMRHIEVDVPPEHATRG